A section of the Mycolicibacterium anyangense genome encodes:
- the hflX gene encoding GTPase HflX: MTTPDPSADPSLGELALEDRAALRRVAGLSTELADVSEVEYRQLRLERVVLVGVWTEGSAADADNSLAELAALAETAGSEVLEGLIQRRDKPDPSTYIGSGKAAELRQIVIATGADTVICDGELSPAQLNALEKVVKVKVIDRTALILDIFAQHASSREGKAQVELAQMQYMLPRLRGWGESMSRQAGGRAGGAGGGVGTRGPGETKIETDRRRIRERMSKLRREIKDMKQVRDTQRSRRLHNDVPSVAIIGYTNAGKSSLLNALTGAGVLVQNALFATLEPTTRRGEFDDGRQFVLTDTVGFVRHLPTQLVEAFRSTLEEVVDADLLLHVVDGSDANPMAQIEAVRQVIREVQNDHHSAPAPELLVVNKIDAAADLTLAQLRRALPGAVFVSAHTGEGLDRLRVRLGELVEPREVTVDVTIPYDRGDLVARLHNDGHVDATEHTEAGTRLKARVPAALAAGLREYAT, translated from the coding sequence ATGACCACACCTGATCCCTCCGCCGACCCGAGTCTCGGCGAACTCGCACTCGAGGACCGTGCTGCGCTGCGGCGCGTAGCCGGGCTGTCCACCGAACTCGCTGACGTCTCCGAGGTCGAATACCGCCAACTGCGCCTGGAACGCGTGGTGCTGGTCGGGGTGTGGACCGAGGGCAGCGCCGCCGACGCCGACAACAGCCTTGCCGAACTGGCCGCGCTGGCCGAGACCGCCGGCTCGGAAGTCCTCGAAGGGCTCATCCAACGTCGAGACAAGCCGGACCCGTCGACCTACATCGGTTCGGGCAAGGCCGCCGAACTGCGCCAGATCGTCATTGCCACCGGCGCCGACACGGTGATCTGCGACGGCGAACTGAGCCCTGCGCAGCTCAACGCGCTGGAAAAGGTCGTCAAGGTGAAGGTCATCGACCGCACCGCACTGATCCTGGACATCTTCGCCCAGCACGCCAGCAGCCGCGAGGGCAAGGCACAGGTGGAGCTGGCCCAGATGCAGTACATGCTGCCCAGACTGCGTGGCTGGGGTGAGTCGATGTCGCGGCAGGCCGGCGGACGCGCCGGCGGGGCCGGCGGTGGTGTGGGCACCCGCGGTCCCGGCGAGACCAAGATCGAGACCGACCGGCGGCGTATCCGTGAGCGGATGTCCAAGCTGCGCCGCGAGATCAAGGACATGAAGCAGGTCCGCGACACCCAGCGCAGCCGACGGCTGCACAATGACGTGCCGTCGGTAGCGATCATCGGCTACACCAACGCCGGCAAGTCCAGCCTGCTCAACGCGCTGACCGGGGCTGGGGTGCTGGTGCAGAACGCGCTGTTCGCCACCCTCGAACCCACCACGCGCCGTGGTGAATTCGACGACGGCAGGCAGTTCGTGCTCACCGACACCGTCGGCTTCGTGCGGCACCTGCCGACCCAGCTGGTCGAGGCGTTCCGCTCGACGCTGGAAGAGGTCGTCGACGCAGACCTGCTGCTACATGTCGTGGACGGCTCCGATGCCAACCCGATGGCCCAGATCGAGGCGGTGCGCCAGGTCATCCGCGAGGTGCAGAACGACCATCACTCCGCCCCCGCTCCAGAGTTGTTGGTGGTCAACAAGATCGACGCCGCCGCTGATCTCACCCTGGCCCAATTGCGCCGGGCCCTACCGGGTGCGGTGTTCGTCTCCGCGCACACCGGCGAGGGTCTGGACCGGTTGCGCGTCCGGCTCGGTGAATTGGTCGAGCCGCGGGAGGTCACCGTCGACGTGACGATTCCCTATGACCGCGGTGATCTGGTCGCCCGACTGCACAACGACGGCCACGTCGACGCCACCGAGCACACCGAAGCCGGAACCCGGTTGAAGGCCCGAGTGCCTGCAGCCCTGGCCGCCGGCCTGCGCGAGTACGCGACTTAG
- a CDS encoding DMT family transporter: MNKADIATVLALCAALCVAIGDVIQQRSAQTVTDEPVGHVALFLRLLKDWKWWLGSLVAGGGFAFQAAALAFGSVLLVQALMVTSLLFALPISARYAGRSVTRWQWIWAVLLAGSVAVIVTVGNPTEGHSRAGWELWTWVAATLGPVLVLCLVGARLLGGGQERSDPGKGSGGQERSDPGEGSGRPAAAVLLGVVSGSLWGLFAVLTKAVVDRVADGIWALLKTPELYPWALVAVAATALQQSAFRAGALAASLPAVTVSEPMVGSILGIFVLGETLRPGEAGWFVLAVAVVVMIAATVALARGEAPARQPATAPGEAAAR; this comes from the coding sequence ATGAACAAGGCGGATATCGCCACCGTTCTCGCCCTGTGCGCGGCGCTGTGCGTGGCCATCGGCGACGTCATCCAGCAGCGTTCGGCGCAGACCGTGACCGACGAACCCGTAGGTCACGTCGCGCTGTTCCTGCGCCTGCTCAAGGACTGGAAGTGGTGGCTGGGCAGTCTGGTCGCGGGCGGCGGATTCGCGTTCCAGGCCGCCGCACTGGCCTTCGGATCGGTGCTGCTGGTCCAGGCGCTGATGGTCACCTCGCTGCTGTTCGCGCTGCCGATCAGCGCCCGCTATGCCGGTCGCAGCGTGACCCGCTGGCAGTGGATCTGGGCGGTGCTGCTGGCGGGGTCCGTCGCGGTCATCGTTACCGTCGGCAATCCGACCGAGGGCCACTCGCGGGCCGGCTGGGAGCTGTGGACGTGGGTGGCCGCCACCCTGGGCCCGGTGCTGGTGCTGTGCCTGGTGGGGGCGCGGTTATTGGGCGGAGGGCAGGAGCGCAGCGACCCGGGAAAGGGCAGCGGAGGGCAGGAGCGCAGCGACCCGGGAGAGGGCAGCGGCAGGCCGGCGGCCGCCGTGCTGCTCGGGGTGGTCTCCGGCTCATTGTGGGGCCTGTTCGCCGTGCTCACCAAAGCTGTCGTCGACCGGGTGGCCGACGGAATCTGGGCGCTGCTGAAGACTCCGGAGCTCTACCCGTGGGCGCTGGTCGCGGTGGCCGCCACCGCGCTGCAACAGTCGGCCTTCCGGGCCGGGGCGCTGGCTGCCTCGCTGCCTGCGGTGACGGTCAGCGAGCCGATGGTCGGATCGATCCTGGGCATCTTCGTGCTCGGGGAAACGCTGCGGCCGGGTGAGGCGGGCTGGTTCGTGCTCGCGGTGGCCGTCGTGGTCATGATCGCCGCGACGGTGGCGCTGGCCCGCGGCGAGGCGCCCGCCCGCCAGCCCGCGACGGCACCCGGGGAAGCCGCGGCGCGCTAG
- a CDS encoding molybdopterin guanine dinucleotide-containing S/N-oxide reductase produces MGRAPTSLTHWGAFSASVTDGEITAVAPIPGDADPSPLLGNIPGSVRHPSRIATPAVRRGWLHDGPGPSSARGAEEFVAVSWDELTELLAGELRRVVDAYGNEAIYGGSYGWASAGRFHHAQSQVHRFLKMLGGYTYSRHSYSLGATGVIMPRVVGTHDDLFKRSTQWNVITDHTEVLVCFGGINLKNTGINHGGTTDHPARAALTRFRNKGGRIVSISPLRSDIDGDCQWLPARPGTDVAIMLALAHVLATEELADRDFLQTYCTGYDRFERYLLGVDDGVPKSPQWAAQICGLDADDLTALARRMAAHRTIVTVSWSLQRLKHGEQAPWMGVTLAAMLGQIGLPGGGFGHGYGSMNEPGLPPLRCRLPSLPQGFNPVQSFIPVAAISDMLLHPGEEFSYNGQTLTYPDIKCVYWAGGNPFHHHQNLPRLRRALAQVDTVVVHDPYWTPMARHADIAVPSTTAFERDDFSGSRNDPLLVAMPALTEPHAQARDDYTTFSALAGHLGFGDEFTEGRSARQWLVHMYEKWSAEIDFAVPDFDQFWADGMVRLPVEDGLTLFADFRTDPQAHRLGTPSGRIEIFSETIDGFGYPDCGGHPRWYEPTEWLGGERAVRYPLHLIANQPASRLHSQLDTGATSRSTKVQGREPIRMHPSDAAQRELADGDVVRVFNDRGACLAGVVLDDGLRPQVVQLSTGAWYDPLDPADPDSLCVHGNPNVLTDDAGTSALARGCTGAAVLVEVEKFREPLPPVRAHQPPVVT; encoded by the coding sequence ATGGGCCGAGCCCCCACGAGCCTCACCCACTGGGGCGCCTTCAGCGCCAGCGTCACCGACGGTGAGATCACCGCGGTCGCGCCCATTCCGGGCGATGCCGACCCTTCTCCCCTGCTGGGCAACATTCCCGGATCGGTGCGCCACCCGTCGCGGATCGCCACCCCGGCGGTGCGGCGCGGCTGGCTGCACGACGGGCCTGGCCCGAGCAGTGCCCGTGGCGCCGAGGAGTTCGTGGCCGTGAGCTGGGACGAGCTGACCGAACTGCTGGCCGGCGAACTGCGCCGGGTCGTCGACGCCTACGGCAACGAGGCGATCTACGGCGGCTCCTACGGCTGGGCCAGCGCCGGCCGCTTCCACCATGCCCAGAGCCAGGTACATCGCTTCCTGAAGATGCTCGGCGGCTACACCTATTCCAGGCACTCCTACAGCCTGGGCGCCACCGGCGTGATCATGCCGCGGGTGGTCGGCACCCACGACGACCTGTTCAAGCGGTCGACGCAGTGGAACGTCATCACCGATCACACCGAGGTACTGGTGTGCTTCGGCGGCATCAACCTGAAGAACACCGGCATCAATCACGGCGGCACCACCGACCATCCCGCGCGCGCCGCGCTGACCCGGTTCCGGAACAAGGGCGGCCGAATCGTCTCGATCAGTCCGTTGCGCTCCGACATCGACGGGGACTGCCAGTGGCTGCCCGCCAGGCCGGGTACCGATGTCGCCATCATGCTGGCGCTGGCCCATGTGCTGGCCACCGAGGAACTGGCCGACCGCGACTTCCTGCAGACCTATTGCACGGGGTACGACCGGTTCGAGCGCTACCTGCTGGGCGTCGACGACGGGGTGCCCAAATCACCGCAGTGGGCCGCCCAGATCTGCGGTCTGGACGCCGACGATCTGACCGCGCTGGCCCGGCGGATGGCCGCACACCGCACCATCGTCACGGTCAGCTGGTCATTGCAGCGGCTCAAACACGGCGAGCAGGCGCCGTGGATGGGCGTGACGCTGGCGGCGATGCTCGGCCAGATCGGGCTTCCCGGCGGGGGTTTCGGGCACGGCTACGGATCGATGAACGAGCCGGGCCTGCCACCACTGCGCTGCCGATTGCCTTCGCTGCCACAGGGATTCAATCCGGTGCAGTCATTCATCCCGGTCGCCGCGATCAGCGACATGCTGCTGCACCCGGGTGAAGAGTTCAGCTACAACGGTCAGACCCTGACCTACCCCGACATCAAGTGCGTGTACTGGGCGGGCGGAAATCCGTTCCACCACCACCAGAATCTGCCGCGGCTGCGCCGGGCGCTGGCGCAGGTCGACACCGTGGTGGTACACGACCCCTACTGGACGCCGATGGCCCGGCATGCCGACATCGCCGTGCCCTCGACCACCGCGTTCGAACGCGACGACTTCTCCGGATCCCGCAACGACCCGCTGCTGGTGGCCATGCCTGCACTCACCGAACCGCATGCCCAGGCCCGCGACGACTACACCACGTTCTCGGCACTGGCTGGCCACCTCGGCTTCGGCGATGAGTTCACCGAGGGGCGCAGCGCCCGGCAGTGGCTGGTGCACATGTACGAAAAGTGGTCGGCAGAAATCGATTTCGCAGTGCCCGATTTCGACCAGTTCTGGGCCGATGGGATGGTGCGGCTGCCGGTCGAGGACGGCCTGACCCTGTTCGCCGACTTTCGCACCGACCCGCAGGCACATCGACTGGGCACCCCCAGCGGGCGCATCGAGATCTTCTCCGAGACGATCGACGGCTTCGGCTACCCCGACTGCGGCGGGCACCCGCGCTGGTACGAGCCCACCGAATGGCTCGGCGGTGAGCGGGCCGTGCGCTACCCGCTGCATCTGATCGCCAACCAGCCGGCCAGCCGGCTGCACAGCCAGCTCGATACCGGGGCCACCAGCCGGTCGACGAAAGTGCAGGGCCGCGAACCGATCCGGATGCATCCGTCGGACGCCGCGCAGCGCGAGCTGGCCGACGGAGATGTGGTGCGGGTTTTCAACGACCGCGGCGCCTGCCTGGCCGGCGTGGTGCTCGACGACGGGTTGCGGCCACAGGTGGTCCAGCTGTCCACCGGCGCCTGGTATGACCCGCTGGATCCCGCTGACCCGGATTCGCTGTGCGTCCATGGCAACCCGAACGTGCTGACCGATGACGCCGGGACTTCGGCCCTGGCCCGCGGATGTACCGGTGCTGCGGTGCTGGTGGAGGTGGAGAAGTTCCGCGAGCCGCTGCCACCGGTGCGCGCCCATCAACCACCGGTCGTCACCTGA
- a CDS encoding class III extradiol ring-cleavage dioxygenase family protein, translating into MLTAIALTPSAPVLVPELANAAAAEVAAFRDAALTAVAALPEEWVAIGIGPTAAAIGPDTAGTFAGYGVDIPVALSPQAPATVSALPLCALFTGWLRGQANPAARAEVRVYPSDLDAQAALAAGRALRTELDSRPAPVGVLVVADGANTLTPPAPGGYDPDAEPVQAALDDALAVGDTVALAEAPAGIVGRVAYQVLAGLAGSGPRSAKELVRGAPYGVGYFVGLWAP; encoded by the coding sequence GTGTTGACGGCCATCGCACTGACCCCGTCCGCCCCCGTTCTGGTGCCTGAGCTCGCAAACGCGGCAGCCGCCGAGGTGGCGGCGTTCCGCGACGCGGCGCTGACCGCGGTCGCCGCGCTGCCCGAGGAGTGGGTCGCGATCGGCATCGGCCCCACGGCCGCGGCGATCGGCCCGGACACCGCGGGCACCTTCGCCGGGTACGGCGTCGACATCCCCGTTGCGTTGTCACCGCAGGCCCCTGCCACGGTCAGTGCGCTACCGCTGTGTGCGCTGTTCACCGGCTGGCTGCGCGGGCAGGCCAACCCGGCTGCCCGCGCCGAGGTGCGGGTGTACCCCAGCGACCTGGACGCGCAGGCCGCGCTGGCGGCGGGCCGCGCGCTGCGCACCGAATTGGACAGCCGCCCCGCGCCGGTCGGGGTGCTGGTGGTCGCCGACGGTGCCAACACCCTCACACCGCCGGCTCCCGGCGGCTACGACCCGGATGCCGAGCCGGTGCAGGCCGCTCTCGACGACGCGCTGGCCGTCGGTGACACCGTCGCGCTGGCCGAGGCGCCCGCCGGGATCGTCGGCCGGGTGGCCTACCAGGTGCTGGCCGGCCTGGCCGGGTCCGGCCCGCGCTCGGCGAAGGAACTGGTGCGCGGCGCGCCGTACGGGGTGGGCTACTTCGTCGGCCTCTGGGCCCCGTGA
- a CDS encoding acyl-CoA dehydrogenase family protein, producing MSTAVKYDRTLFEPEHELFRESYRAFLERHVAPYHDQWEKEKIVDRGVWLEAGKQGFLGMAVPEEYGGGGNDDFRYNTIVVEETVAGRYSGLGFSLHNDVVAPYLLRLANEEQKQRWLPKFCTGELITAIAMTEPGTGSDLQGIKTRAIKQGDHYILNGSKTFITNGVNSDLVIVVAQTDPDKGALGFSLLVVERGMEGFERGRHLDKIGLDAQDTAELSFTDVKVPVENLLGEEGQGFIYLMQNLPQERISIAIMAAAAIEAVLEETIQYTKERKAFGKPIGSFQNSRFLLAELATEATAVRIMTDEFIRLHLDEKLTAEQAAMAKWYTTEAQVRIIDRCLQLHGGYGYMREYNVARAYLDARVQTIYGGTTEIMKEIIGRSLGV from the coding sequence ATGAGCACTGCCGTCAAGTACGACCGGACGCTGTTCGAGCCGGAGCACGAACTGTTCCGTGAGTCCTACCGCGCCTTCCTCGAGCGCCACGTCGCGCCGTACCACGATCAGTGGGAGAAGGAGAAGATCGTCGACCGCGGGGTGTGGCTGGAGGCGGGCAAGCAGGGCTTCCTGGGCATGGCGGTACCCGAGGAGTACGGCGGCGGCGGTAACGACGACTTCCGTTACAACACCATCGTCGTCGAGGAGACCGTGGCCGGCCGCTACAGCGGCCTGGGCTTCTCGCTGCACAACGACGTCGTGGCGCCTTACCTGCTGCGCCTGGCCAACGAGGAGCAGAAGCAGCGCTGGCTGCCCAAGTTCTGCACCGGTGAGCTGATCACCGCGATCGCCATGACCGAACCGGGCACCGGCAGCGACCTGCAGGGCATCAAGACCCGCGCGATCAAGCAGGGCGACCATTACATCCTCAACGGGTCGAAGACCTTCATCACCAACGGCGTCAACTCCGACCTGGTGATCGTGGTCGCCCAGACCGACCCCGACAAGGGCGCCCTGGGCTTCTCGCTGCTGGTCGTCGAGCGCGGCATGGAGGGCTTCGAGCGTGGCCGTCACCTCGACAAGATCGGTCTGGACGCTCAGGACACCGCCGAGCTGTCGTTCACCGACGTCAAGGTTCCGGTGGAGAACCTGCTCGGCGAAGAGGGCCAGGGCTTCATCTACCTGATGCAGAACCTGCCCCAGGAGCGCATCTCGATCGCCATCATGGCCGCCGCTGCCATTGAGGCGGTGCTCGAGGAGACCATCCAGTACACCAAGGAGCGCAAGGCCTTCGGCAAGCCGATCGGGTCGTTCCAGAACAGCCGCTTCCTGCTGGCCGAGCTGGCCACCGAGGCCACCGCGGTGCGCATCATGACCGACGAATTCATCCGGCTGCACCTCGACGAGAAGCTGACCGCCGAGCAGGCCGCGATGGCCAAGTGGTACACCACCGAAGCCCAGGTGCGGATCATCGACCGCTGCCTGCAGCTGCACGGCGGCTACGGCTACATGCGTGAGTACAACGTCGCGCGTGCCTACCTCGACGCCCGCGTGCAGACCATCTACGGCGGGACCACCGAGATCATGAAGGAGATCATCGGGCGTAGCCTGGGCGTTTAA
- the dapF gene encoding diaminopimelate epimerase, which translates to MIFSKGHGTQNDFVLLPDLDARLDLAPAAVEALCDRRRGLGADGVLRVTTAGAVVAAGVLERLPEGVDAGDWYMDYRNADGSFAQMCGNGVRVFAHYLRASGLEQRDEFVVGSLAGPRPVVVHRADAVDAEVTVEMGKINRLGTGTATVGGRVFTGVGIDVGNPHLACLDPTLTEAELAALDVAAPVRFDRGQFPEGVNVEVLTPPVGGAVSMRVHERGVGETRSCGTGTVAAAVAALDHLGAPTGVLRVQIPGGVVSVEVTETTSFLRGPSVLVATGELADAWWTAQR; encoded by the coding sequence GTGATCTTCAGCAAGGGGCACGGCACGCAGAACGATTTCGTGCTGCTCCCGGACCTGGATGCCCGCCTGGACTTGGCACCTGCCGCGGTCGAGGCGCTGTGCGACCGCCGCCGTGGGCTGGGCGCCGACGGTGTGCTGCGGGTGACCACGGCCGGGGCCGTGGTGGCCGCCGGGGTGCTGGAGCGGCTTCCCGAGGGTGTCGACGCCGGTGACTGGTACATGGACTACCGCAACGCCGACGGCTCGTTCGCCCAGATGTGCGGCAACGGGGTGCGGGTGTTCGCCCATTACCTTCGGGCCAGCGGCCTCGAGCAGCGCGACGAGTTCGTGGTCGGCTCGCTTGCCGGCCCGCGTCCGGTGGTGGTGCACCGCGCCGACGCCGTCGACGCCGAAGTCACCGTCGAGATGGGCAAGATCAACCGGCTCGGGACCGGCACTGCCACCGTCGGCGGCCGGGTGTTCACCGGTGTTGGGATCGATGTCGGTAACCCGCACCTGGCCTGCCTGGATCCCACCCTCACCGAGGCGGAGTTGGCCGCGCTCGACGTCGCCGCACCGGTGCGGTTCGACCGCGGGCAGTTCCCCGAGGGCGTCAACGTCGAAGTCCTGACCCCGCCGGTCGGTGGAGCGGTGTCCATGCGTGTGCACGAACGCGGTGTGGGGGAGACCCGATCCTGCGGCACCGGCACCGTCGCGGCCGCGGTGGCTGCCCTGGATCATCTCGGCGCGCCCACTGGTGTGCTGCGGGTGCAGATCCCCGGCGGTGTGGTCAGTGTCGAGGTCACCGAGACCACCAGCTTCCTGCGCGGACCGTCGGTGCTGGTGGCTACCGGTGAGCTGGCCGACGCCTGGTGGACGGCGCAGCGCTGA
- a CDS encoding PE-PPE domain-containing protein produces MRQYVKGAARSVAVAVVAIVATVAAALGATITAAVNLAAIALIVPGTGTPNPAVPPQGTNYMQNAVAYYIAPKAPSCAVFCTPEPVPYIAQFWPFPFPGWGGLSGAKWNVSVASGVQSLNDQIGAVDPADDIVIFGYSQGATVSSIVKRQLAQDNGGVIPDRYSFVLIGNPNRPNGGLFERLAALGTVPILDATFGQPTPTDTTVLPAVNTTDIAFQYDGVADFPKYPINLLADLNAVAGFWYIHGTYLAPKGSDPATATPYGYTVPELEQAIDCSHSPKNCQTYNDTLYITIPAKTLPIMQPLLDFGAATGTTALIKPLVSLISPVTRVLIETGYDRSNYGAPSPFGLIPAINPITLTADLASAVGQGIHDALGDLGGSPTPSAPSAPSSPAVTLAAATATRNGQAAAKPTATDPAEPKASQIRGSIAASAKPVRPQSHSPANASVTDTVTDPKNAIGSLEPKPAGAAPSTERSTTTAASGRGGAGATAAAA; encoded by the coding sequence ATGCGTCAATATGTGAAGGGTGCCGCCCGCAGTGTCGCGGTCGCAGTGGTGGCGATCGTGGCGACCGTGGCCGCTGCCCTGGGCGCGACGATCACCGCCGCCGTCAACCTCGCAGCCATCGCCCTGATCGTCCCGGGCACCGGCACACCGAACCCGGCGGTGCCGCCGCAGGGCACCAACTACATGCAGAACGCGGTGGCGTACTACATCGCGCCGAAGGCGCCGTCGTGCGCGGTGTTCTGCACTCCCGAACCGGTCCCCTATATCGCCCAATTCTGGCCGTTCCCGTTCCCGGGATGGGGCGGGCTGAGCGGCGCGAAATGGAACGTCTCGGTGGCCAGTGGCGTGCAGAGCCTCAACGATCAGATCGGTGCCGTCGACCCCGCCGATGACATCGTGATCTTCGGCTATTCGCAGGGTGCAACGGTGTCCAGCATCGTCAAACGCCAACTCGCCCAGGACAACGGTGGCGTGATCCCCGACCGATACTCGTTCGTTCTGATCGGAAACCCGAATCGGCCCAACGGCGGCCTGTTCGAACGGCTCGCCGCATTGGGCACGGTTCCGATCCTGGACGCCACGTTCGGCCAGCCGACACCCACCGACACCACCGTGCTGCCCGCGGTGAACACCACCGACATCGCATTCCAGTACGACGGGGTGGCCGACTTCCCGAAGTATCCGATCAACCTGCTGGCCGATCTGAACGCGGTCGCCGGCTTCTGGTACATCCATGGCACCTACCTGGCACCCAAGGGATCCGACCCGGCCACGGCAACGCCCTACGGATACACCGTGCCCGAACTGGAGCAGGCCATCGACTGCAGTCACAGCCCCAAGAACTGCCAGACCTACAACGACACGCTCTACATCACCATCCCTGCCAAGACGCTGCCGATCATGCAGCCACTACTGGACTTCGGCGCCGCGACGGGCACCACCGCCCTGATCAAGCCGCTGGTGTCGTTGATCTCACCCGTCACCCGGGTGCTCATCGAAACCGGTTACGACCGAAGCAATTACGGCGCTCCCTCACCCTTCGGACTGATCCCGGCTATCAACCCGATCACCCTGACCGCCGATCTGGCCAGCGCGGTGGGCCAGGGTATTCACGACGCGCTGGGTGATCTCGGGGGCTCACCGACGCCGAGTGCACCGTCGGCGCCCTCCTCGCCGGCAGTCACCCTCGCCGCCGCCACTGCAACACGCAACGGCCAGGCGGCCGCCAAGCCCACCGCCACGGACCCGGCCGAACCGAAGGCCTCCCAGATCCGGGGGTCGATCGCGGCGTCGGCCAAACCTGTTCGGCCACAGTCACATTCACCGGCAAATGCTTCCGTGACCGACACAGTAACCGATCCCAAGAATGCTATCGGCAGCCTGGAACCCAAGCCGGCCGGTGCGGCGCCGTCCACCGAGAGGTCCACAACCACGGCAGCCTCGGGGCGTGGCGGCGCGGGCGCCACCGCGGCAGCGGCCTAA
- the miaA gene encoding tRNA (adenosine(37)-N6)-dimethylallyltransferase MiaA: MTQLSDPGKSTRPIAVIGPTGTGKSALALDIAERLGGEIVNADAMQQYRGMDIGTAKLPVDERRGIPHHQLDVLDIAETATVARYQQAAVADVEAIAGRGHVPVIVGGSMLYIQSLLDDWAFPATDPQVRARWEQRLAEVGVGALHAELATRDPAAAAAILATDGRRIVRALEVVELTGQPFAASAPRIGAPRWNAMIVGLDWDTAILDERLAARTDVMFEDGLVDEVRTLLECGLRDGVTAARALGYAQVIAALDAGGTAGQLAEAHELTFIGTRRYVRRQRSWFRRDHRVRWLDGAAAGLADEVIARWRDVS, translated from the coding sequence GTGACGCAGCTAAGCGACCCGGGGAAGTCGACGCGCCCGATCGCGGTGATCGGGCCGACGGGCACCGGCAAGTCCGCGCTCGCGCTCGACATCGCCGAACGGCTCGGCGGCGAGATCGTCAACGCCGATGCCATGCAGCAGTACCGCGGGATGGACATCGGCACCGCCAAGCTCCCCGTCGACGAGCGCCGCGGCATCCCGCACCACCAGCTCGATGTCCTCGACATCGCCGAGACCGCCACCGTCGCGCGCTACCAGCAGGCTGCCGTCGCCGACGTCGAGGCCATCGCGGGGCGGGGGCATGTCCCGGTGATCGTCGGCGGCTCGATGCTCTACATCCAGTCGCTGCTCGACGACTGGGCCTTCCCGGCCACCGACCCCCAGGTGCGGGCCCGCTGGGAACAGCGGCTGGCCGAGGTCGGAGTCGGCGCGCTGCATGCCGAACTCGCCACCCGAGACCCGGCCGCCGCCGCCGCGATCCTGGCCACCGACGGACGCCGGATCGTGCGGGCACTGGAAGTCGTCGAACTGACCGGCCAGCCGTTCGCGGCTTCGGCACCACGGATCGGGGCGCCGCGGTGGAACGCGATGATCGTCGGATTGGATTGGGACACTGCGATTCTCGACGAACGGCTGGCTGCGCGCACCGACGTGATGTTCGAGGACGGACTGGTCGACGAGGTGCGCACGCTGCTGGAGTGCGGACTGCGTGACGGGGTGACGGCGGCCCGGGCGCTGGGCTACGCGCAGGTGATCGCCGCGCTGGATGCCGGCGGGACGGCCGGGCAACTCGCCGAAGCGCACGAGCTGACGTTCATCGGGACCCGCCGCTACGTGCGCCGCCAGCGGTCCTGGTTCCGCCGGGACCATCGCGTCCGGTGGCTCGACGGTGCGGCGGCCGGGCTTGCCGATGAGGTGATCGCGCGGTGGCGCGACGTATCCTGA